The Metabacillus sediminilitoris genome window below encodes:
- a CDS encoding SOS response-associated peptidase, whose protein sequence is MCGRFSLATDQSILQEQFDFLLNEELTFRYNIAPSQDILVVGSNGRDRVGITMRWGLIPPWSKDTKIGSKMINARAESIDEKVSFKKPFMKKRCLILSDGFYEWKKQDKIKQPYRFIMKDKRPFAFAGLWEQWNNGDKPLYTCTIITTSPNDLTKDVHDRMPVILPPSAYDTWLDRDNQNNEKLKTLLVPYNAQLMDAYPVSNVVNSPQNDSEQCLQPVNSL, encoded by the coding sequence ATGTGTGGACGCTTTTCACTAGCGACAGATCAATCTATATTACAAGAGCAATTTGATTTTTTACTTAATGAAGAATTAACGTTTAGATATAATATTGCCCCTTCTCAAGACATATTAGTTGTTGGATCAAATGGACGGGATCGAGTTGGTATAACGATGAGATGGGGTCTTATACCACCATGGTCCAAGGATACGAAAATTGGCAGTAAGATGATAAATGCGAGAGCCGAATCAATTGATGAAAAGGTGAGTTTTAAAAAGCCCTTTATGAAAAAAAGATGTTTAATTTTGAGCGATGGTTTTTATGAATGGAAAAAACAAGATAAGATAAAGCAACCTTATCGTTTTATCATGAAAGATAAACGGCCATTTGCTTTTGCTGGTCTTTGGGAACAGTGGAATAACGGGGATAAGCCATTATATACGTGCACAATCATTACTACTTCACCTAATGATTTAACGAAGGATGTCCATGATAGAATGCCTGTTATTCTCCCACCTTCAGCATATGATACTTGGTTAGATCGAGATAACCAAAATAATGAAAAATTAAAAACACTCCTTGTACCATATAATGCTCAATTAATGGATGCCTATCCAGTTTCAAATGTTGTAAACTCACCCCAAAATGACTCTGAACAATGTTTACAACCAGTCAACAGTTTGTAA
- the ybaK gene encoding Cys-tRNA(Pro) deacylase, whose translation MSSKTNAMRILDGNKIEYGILSYNANDGRIDGVAVAEKINRSCESVYKTLVLYREKDIYVFVIPVDSELDLKKAAKAAGQKKLDMLPVKELQKWTGYIRGGCSPVGMKRNYPTFIDNCANKLEKIVVSAGKIGFQIELDPLVLASLVKAQFYDVKK comes from the coding sequence ATGAGTAGTAAAACAAACGCAATGAGGATTCTTGACGGAAACAAAATAGAGTATGGAATTTTGAGCTATAATGCTAATGATGGAAGAATTGATGGAGTGGCAGTTGCCGAAAAAATAAACAGATCATGTGAATCTGTCTATAAAACATTGGTTCTGTATCGAGAAAAGGATATCTATGTTTTTGTGATTCCAGTAGATTCAGAGCTTGATTTAAAAAAAGCTGCAAAAGCAGCTGGACAAAAGAAATTAGACATGCTTCCAGTGAAGGAGCTCCAGAAATGGACCGGATATATACGCGGTGGCTGCTCTCCAGTAGGAATGAAAAGGAACTATCCTACGTTTATAGACAATTGTGCAAATAAATTAGAAAAAATTGTTGTAAGTGCTGGTAAGATCGGTTTTCAGATCGAACTAGATCCGTTGGTGTTAGCTTCGCTTGTTAAGGCACAATTTTATGATGTAAAAAAATGA
- a CDS encoding aldo/keto reductase, with translation MKNLQSTTTLHNGIKMPWFGLGVFKVEEGSEVVNSVKAAIDAGYRSIDTAAIYGNEEGVGKAIAESNVPREELFITTKVWNSAQGYESTLLAFEESMKKLGLEYLDLYLIHWPVPKLNKYKETWRALEKLYKDGRIRAIGVSNFKEYHLKDLLETCEIKPMVNQVEYHPRLTQTSLHEFCKQNEIQLEAWSPLMQGGLFEEPTLNEIANKYNKSVAQIILRWDLQNEVVTIPKSIKPHRIQENADIFDFEISEEDMNKISSLNQDQRVGSDPDEMDKF, from the coding sequence ATGAAAAACTTGCAGAGCACGACAACTTTACATAATGGAATTAAAATGCCTTGGTTTGGGTTAGGCGTATTTAAGGTTGAAGAAGGTTCTGAAGTAGTAAATTCTGTAAAAGCTGCAATTGATGCTGGTTATAGAAGTATTGACACTGCTGCCATCTATGGAAATGAAGAGGGCGTTGGGAAGGCTATTGCCGAAAGTAATGTACCTCGTGAGGAATTATTTATTACGACAAAGGTTTGGAATTCAGCACAAGGCTATGAATCAACTTTATTAGCTTTTGAAGAAAGTATGAAGAAACTTGGCTTAGAATACTTAGATTTATACCTTATTCATTGGCCTGTGCCAAAACTAAATAAATATAAAGAAACATGGAGAGCTTTAGAAAAGCTTTACAAAGATGGACGTATTAGAGCAATAGGTGTTAGTAACTTCAAAGAATATCATTTAAAAGATTTACTGGAAACTTGTGAGATAAAACCGATGGTTAACCAAGTAGAATATCATCCTCGTTTAACCCAAACTAGTCTCCATGAGTTCTGTAAGCAAAACGAAATTCAACTTGAAGCATGGTCACCTTTAATGCAAGGGGGATTATTTGAAGAGCCAACGTTAAATGAAATTGCAAATAAATACAATAAGTCTGTAGCACAAATCATTTTACGTTGGGATCTGCAAAATGAAGTTGTCACAATTCCTAAGTCAATCAAACCACATCGTATACAAGAGAATGCTGACATCTTTGATTTTGAAATAAGTGAAGAGGATATGAATAAAATTAGTTCACTTAACCAAGATCAACGTGTTGGATCAGATCCAGACGAAATGGATAAATTTTAA
- a CDS encoding YjcZ family sporulation protein — protein MGGGAGYGYGAGFALIVVLFILLIIIGASYIGY, from the coding sequence ATGGGCGGCGGAGCAGGTTATGGTTATGGAGCAGGATTTGCTTTAATCGTTGTTTTATTTATCCTTTTAATTATTATCGGTGCATCTTACATTGGATACTAA
- a CDS encoding ring-cleaving dioxygenase, translating into MNLKPLKGIHHVSAITANAKKNFHFYTKVLGLRLIKKTVNQDDTSVYHLFYADERGNPGTDLTFFEIPYAGRTYQGTNSISATSLRVKDNQALHYWKQRFEQLKVDHEAITNESGRMTISFRDPEGQRLILVSDEENHGVSGGKPWENSPVPQQHGVIGLGPVHLTVSRPERTIKVLTDIMGFHEKAGYQRDIDQKQVRVFETGEGGTGAEIHIVEDDQMSRERPGRGSVHHVAFRVEDADELNKWIEILNENHLPNSGFVERYYFKSLYFRESNGILFELATDGPGFEGDEDFEHLGQKLALPPYFEGQRTEIEARLEPLDTKG; encoded by the coding sequence ATGAATCTGAAACCACTTAAAGGTATACATCATGTATCAGCTATTACTGCAAATGCTAAGAAAAATTTTCATTTCTATACAAAAGTTCTAGGACTTAGATTAATTAAAAAAACGGTCAATCAGGATGATACATCTGTTTATCATTTATTTTATGCTGACGAAAGAGGAAACCCAGGTACAGACTTAACATTCTTTGAAATACCTTATGCAGGTAGAACATATCAGGGAACAAATAGTATTTCTGCCACATCGCTACGTGTGAAGGATAATCAAGCATTACATTATTGGAAACAGCGTTTTGAGCAACTGAAAGTCGATCATGAGGCAATTACGAATGAAAGTGGACGAATGACAATCTCATTTCGTGACCCAGAAGGACAGCGTTTAATACTTGTCTCAGATGAAGAAAATCATGGAGTGTCAGGGGGGAAACCTTGGGAAAATAGTCCTGTTCCACAACAACATGGTGTAATAGGTTTAGGACCAGTTCATTTAACTGTTTCACGACCTGAAAGAACAATAAAGGTACTTACTGATATTATGGGATTTCATGAAAAAGCAGGGTATCAAAGAGATATAGATCAAAAACAAGTTCGTGTCTTTGAAACTGGGGAAGGTGGGACTGGAGCAGAAATTCATATCGTTGAAGATGATCAAATGAGTCGCGAAAGACCAGGTCGAGGAAGTGTTCACCATGTTGCTTTCCGAGTAGAAGATGCGGATGAATTGAATAAATGGATCGAAATATTAAATGAGAACCATTTACCAAATTCAGGATTTGTAGAACGTTATTATTTTAAATCTTTATATTTTAGAGAATCTAATGGTATTCTGTTTGAACTTGCAACTGATGGTCCGGGCTTTGAAGGTGATGAAGATTTCGAGCATTTAGGACAAAAACTAGCTTTACCGCCTTATTTTGAAGGGCAGAGAACAGAAATTGAAGCACGTTTAGAACCTTTAGATACAAAAGGATAA
- a CDS encoding LTA synthase family protein — MIIMKLKLNSFSWLNNQLNFFLIAALFLWIKTYIAYNVEFSLGIDNAMQEFLLFLNPASSVIFFLGFALFFKGKKAFRWIMILGFIQTLYLYANIVYYRFFTDFITLPTLTQTGNASDLGQSIEALIKPYDILYFLDTILLLVLVLTKVIKPAAVKLKARTIVIVFSSAVALFVVNLGLAETDRPQLLTRTFDRNYIVKYLGMYNFALYDAIQSTGASAQRAMADTDDITEVTNYTNAIYAEPDSKYFGMAKGKNVIYIHLESVQNFIINYKLNGEEVTPFLNSLTKDSSTFYFDNFFHQTGQGKTADAEFMLENSLFGLPQGAAFSTKGRNTYQAAPAILGQNGYTSAVFHGNTKSFWNRNEIYKSFGYDRFFDLSYYNAKDEDMLNYGLKDKPFFQQSMPMLKSLSQPFYTKFITVTNHFPFPLDPEEATIEKHTTGDSSVDGYFQTARYLDESIEEFFTYLKEAGLYENSMIVMYGDHYGISENHNKAMSTVLGKEVGDFENAQLQRVPLFIHIPGEEGGTMHQYGGQTDLLPTLLHLLGIDTKGYVQLGTDLFSQDHQDVVPFRNGDFVSEEVTSLNGKYFDTNTGEPLEENELIKQYEQMTQLKLHMSDKIVNQDLLRFYTPEGFKPINPAEYDYTNVNQPETVKTEE; from the coding sequence ATGATCATAATGAAATTAAAATTAAATTCTTTTTCATGGCTAAATAACCAATTAAATTTCTTTCTAATAGCAGCACTCTTTTTATGGATAAAAACCTATATCGCATATAATGTCGAGTTTAGTTTAGGTATTGATAATGCTATGCAGGAGTTTCTATTATTTTTAAACCCAGCAAGCTCAGTTATCTTTTTCTTAGGCTTTGCTTTATTCTTTAAAGGAAAAAAAGCATTTAGATGGATTATGATATTAGGATTTATACAAACGCTCTATTTATATGCAAATATTGTTTATTATCGTTTTTTTACAGATTTTATTACTCTTCCCACATTGACACAAACAGGGAATGCAAGTGATTTAGGACAAAGTATAGAAGCATTAATTAAACCATATGATATCTTGTATTTCTTAGATACAATTCTATTGTTAGTATTAGTTTTAACTAAAGTAATTAAACCAGCTGCTGTAAAACTAAAAGCTCGTACGATTGTTATTGTATTCTCTTCTGCAGTTGCCTTATTTGTAGTTAACTTAGGACTTGCAGAAACTGATCGTCCACAGCTTTTAACAAGAACATTTGACAGAAACTATATCGTAAAATATTTAGGAATGTATAATTTTGCACTATATGATGCTATTCAAAGTACAGGTGCATCGGCTCAACGTGCAATGGCTGACACTGATGATATTACAGAGGTTACCAATTATACAAATGCCATTTATGCAGAACCAGATTCAAAATACTTCGGAATGGCAAAAGGTAAAAACGTTATTTATATTCATTTAGAATCAGTACAAAACTTTATTATTAATTATAAATTGAATGGGGAAGAAGTAACGCCATTCCTTAACTCATTAACGAAAGATTCAAGCACGTTTTACTTTGATAACTTTTTCCATCAAACTGGACAAGGTAAAACAGCTGATGCTGAGTTTATGTTAGAAAACTCGTTATTCGGATTGCCACAAGGAGCGGCATTCTCTACTAAAGGACGTAACACTTACCAAGCAGCACCAGCTATTTTAGGGCAAAACGGTTATACTTCTGCAGTGTTTCATGGAAATACAAAATCATTTTGGAATCGAAATGAAATCTATAAATCATTTGGATATGATCGATTTTTTGATTTAAGCTATTACAATGCAAAAGATGAGGATATGTTAAATTATGGCTTAAAAGATAAACCATTTTTCCAACAGTCTATGCCAATGCTAAAATCCTTAAGTCAACCATTTTATACCAAGTTTATTACGGTAACGAATCATTTCCCATTTCCATTGGATCCGGAGGAAGCAACGATAGAGAAGCACACAACAGGTGATAGTTCTGTTGATGGTTACTTTCAAACTGCGCGATATTTAGATGAATCGATAGAAGAATTCTTTACGTATCTAAAAGAAGCAGGCTTGTATGAAAATTCTATGATTGTTATGTATGGAGACCATTATGGTATCTCGGAAAATCATAATAAAGCAATGTCCACAGTATTGGGTAAAGAAGTAGGAGACTTCGAAAATGCTCAATTACAAAGAGTTCCGTTATTTATTCATATCCCTGGTGAAGAAGGGGGCACTATGCATCAGTATGGTGGACAGACAGACCTCTTACCAACATTGTTACATTTACTCGGTATTGACACGAAAGGCTATGTACAATTAGGTACAGACTTATTCTCCCAAGACCATCAAGATGTAGTACCATTTAGAAACGGTGACTTTGTAAGTGAAGAAGTAACATCTTTAAATGGAAAATATTTTGATACAAATACAGGGGAACCTTTAGAGGAAAATGAATTAATAAAACAATATGAACAAATGACGCAATTGAAGCTTCATATGTCAGATAAAATTGTAAATCAAGATTTATTGCGATTCTATACACCTGAAGGGTTTAAGCCTATTAATCCTGCTGAATACGATTATACGAATGTGAATCAACCAGAAACTGTAAAAACAGAAGAATAA
- a CDS encoding DsbA family oxidoreductase, which translates to MIIEIWSDIVCPFCYIGKRRLEMALSQFSHRDEVKIEYRSFELQPDAQIDYDVKFPEFLAEKKGIPLEQVISMNQQLTNQAKEVGLTYHLDKVVPTNTFNAHRLIQLAKHNGKENEMVERLFRAYFTEIKHVGDVDILSVLAVEVGLDLQEVQSMFNSNKYQAEVRAQEQDAQQIGVTGVPFYVINRKYAVSGAQHPQTFLDAIEKVWQEENQK; encoded by the coding sequence ATGATAATTGAAATATGGTCAGATATTGTTTGTCCGTTTTGCTATATAGGAAAACGTCGCTTAGAAATGGCACTTTCTCAATTTTCTCATCGTGACGAGGTTAAAATTGAGTACCGCAGTTTTGAGCTGCAACCTGACGCACAGATAGATTATGATGTGAAATTTCCTGAATTTCTCGCTGAAAAAAAAGGAATACCATTAGAACAAGTTATTTCAATGAATCAACAATTAACAAATCAAGCGAAAGAAGTTGGCCTAACATACCATTTAGATAAGGTTGTACCAACAAATACGTTTAATGCACATCGATTGATTCAACTTGCTAAACATAATGGAAAAGAAAATGAAATGGTTGAACGATTATTTCGCGCATATTTTACAGAGATTAAGCATGTAGGGGATGTCGACATTTTAAGTGTATTAGCAGTTGAAGTAGGATTGGATTTGCAAGAAGTACAATCGATGTTCAATAGTAACAAATATCAAGCTGAAGTTCGGGCTCAAGAACAAGATGCACAGCAGATAGGTGTTACTGGAGTACCATTTTATGTTATTAACCGTAAGTACGCTGTATCAGGTGCACAGCATCCTCAAACATTCCTAGACGCAATCGAAAAAGTATGGCAGGAAGAAAATCAAAAATAA
- a CDS encoding peptidylprolyl isomerase — protein sequence MKHLSKIIYIITVVFIVMIIGGCSSSENEKLNKLDSKPKQTIKDNPVATITMENNDVIKIELYPNIAPNTVSNFITLAESGFYNGVIFHRVIPGFMIQGGDPNGDGTGGPDYHIKGEFTSNGFENQLKHERGIISMARTQAPDTAGSQFFIMVADADSLDGEYAAFGKVTEGMDVVDNIVNAQRDQQDKPLKEQKMKQITIETFGIDYPQPEKIE from the coding sequence ATGAAACATCTATCTAAAATCATCTATATAATTACCGTTGTATTTATTGTGATGATCATTGGAGGATGCAGTTCCTCAGAAAATGAAAAATTGAATAAACTGGATTCAAAGCCAAAACAAACAATTAAGGATAATCCAGTAGCTACTATTACAATGGAAAACAATGATGTCATAAAGATTGAGCTATACCCGAATATTGCACCAAATACAGTGAGTAATTTTATCACACTCGCAGAATCTGGATTTTATAATGGCGTCATTTTCCACAGAGTCATCCCTGGTTTTATGATTCAAGGTGGAGATCCTAATGGGGACGGAACTGGTGGTCCGGACTATCATATTAAAGGTGAATTCACATCAAATGGATTCGAAAATCAGTTGAAGCATGAGAGAGGAATTATCTCTATGGCTCGTACTCAAGCACCAGATACAGCTGGTTCTCAATTTTTCATTATGGTTGCAGATGCAGATAGTTTAGATGGTGAATATGCTGCATTTGGAAAGGTAACAGAAGGTATGGATGTTGTCGACAATATTGTTAATGCCCAAAGAGATCAGCAGGACAAGCCATTAAAGGAACAAAAAATGAAACAGATAACAATTGAGACTTTTGGGATAGATTATCCTCAACCTGAAAAAATCGAATAA
- a CDS encoding endonuclease, with the protein MFSFFSFESTKAATTSLTVSQAIQQQNNAIQAVEGYVVGKPTSATSVITSNYPDDYSLAIADSSSETNTSNMLYVQIPSQFRSQFGLKSNPELKGEKIKVTGNLTAYYSHPGLKNTSEMIHLTADGGTGEGGYAGTYYDQAIGKSGSTLKTALHNIIDDHTEISYSNVWEALRNTDEDPNNANNVILLYTGRSQSKYSNGSGVDNWNREHVWAKSHGDFGTTMGAGTDLHHLRPTDVSVNSSRGNKDFDNGGSLQGEAPDTYTDSDSWEPRDEVKGDVARMIFYMDVRYEGDSGELDLEVNNVVNNGTSPYHGKLSTLLQWHNQDPVDNFERNRNEVIYNEYQHNRNPFIDHPEWVEAIWN; encoded by the coding sequence ATGTTTTCATTTTTTTCGTTTGAATCAACAAAGGCAGCAACAACATCATTAACTGTATCACAAGCTATTCAGCAACAGAATAATGCTATTCAAGCTGTTGAAGGTTACGTAGTTGGAAAGCCGACCTCGGCAACGTCAGTCATAACAAGTAATTATCCGGATGATTATTCTCTGGCTATTGCAGATTCAAGTAGTGAAACAAATACTTCAAATATGCTTTATGTCCAGATTCCATCCCAATTCCGCTCACAATTTGGTCTGAAAAGTAATCCTGAATTAAAGGGTGAAAAAATTAAAGTCACCGGAAATTTAACAGCATATTATTCACATCCTGGTTTAAAAAATACATCTGAGATGATTCACCTCACAGCAGACGGCGGAACAGGAGAAGGTGGTTATGCAGGAACATACTATGATCAAGCAATAGGTAAGTCAGGTTCGACATTAAAAACAGCATTGCATAATATTATTGATGATCATACTGAAATTTCTTATAGTAACGTTTGGGAAGCTTTGAGAAATACAGATGAAGATCCTAATAATGCGAATAACGTTATTTTACTATATACTGGCCGTTCACAAAGTAAATATTCAAACGGTTCTGGGGTAGATAATTGGAACAGAGAACATGTTTGGGCGAAATCACATGGAGATTTCGGAACTACAATGGGAGCTGGTACTGATTTACATCATCTCAGACCGACTGATGTTTCAGTAAATAGCTCACGTGGAAATAAGGACTTTGATAATGGCGGATCATTACAAGGTGAAGCACCTGATACATATACCGATAGTGATTCATGGGAACCTCGCGATGAAGTGAAAGGTGATGTTGCAAGAATGATCTTTTATATGGACGTTCGTTATGAGGGAGATAGTGGCGAACTAGATTTAGAGGTAAATAATGTCGTGAACAATGGGACTTCGCCATATCATGGCAAGCTTTCAACCCTATTACAATGGCATAATCAAGATCCTGTCGATAACTTTGAGAGAAACCGAAATGAAGTCATTTACAATGAGTATCAACATAATCGAAACCCATTTATCGATCACCCTGAATGGGTAGAGGCAATTTGGAACTAG
- a CDS encoding 8-amino-7-oxononanoate synthase has product MKKIGLFLAALLFVVIVTVSPAKAAYLPEYDKYIEVSYEDARYIADALGLINIPLGEQTAQKSFEVQENAIKLIENRLGTEIDHYYIWLTVNGEPVLGIDPPLPML; this is encoded by the coding sequence ATGAAGAAAATTGGACTTTTTCTTGCTGCTTTATTATTTGTAGTCATTGTGACAGTTTCTCCTGCAAAAGCAGCCTATTTACCAGAGTATGACAAATATATTGAGGTATCTTACGAGGATGCAAGATATATAGCCGATGCCCTTGGTTTAATAAACATTCCTCTTGGAGAACAAACTGCTCAAAAAAGTTTTGAAGTTCAAGAAAATGCAATCAAATTAATTGAAAATCGCTTAGGAACTGAAATTGATCATTATTATATTTGGTTAACTGTAAATGGTGAACCTGTATTAGGAATTGATCCACCGCTACCGATGCTCTAA
- a CDS encoding HD-GYP domain-containing protein produces MNGFIETVQLKGLTISLIASGDHTEIIHHKLQPNTRWALEPEEGWEALEYLFVISGMLKLKTNDGFVVFKAGDSFHRSPVKEHYVFQSIEETEFLYVSSQPVFHRYSQITRNLMNLVISIEEKDGYTGDHCARISRLSMLVGEALGLGSKQLLRLNMASFFHDLGKVKIPQEILQKPGKLTNQEWEIMKRHSIYGREILEETKLPFLMSAGIVVEQHHERYDGKGYPYGLANDEIEVEASIISVVDSYDAITTDRPYHKGKTKEEAIVEIERCRGTMYDPIIVDTFLSLRDRI; encoded by the coding sequence ATGAACGGATTTATAGAAACTGTTCAATTAAAAGGTTTAACCATTTCACTTATTGCTTCAGGTGATCATACTGAAATTATTCATCATAAACTACAGCCGAATACTAGATGGGCACTTGAACCAGAGGAAGGCTGGGAGGCTTTAGAATATTTATTTGTCATATCAGGTATGTTAAAGCTAAAAACAAATGATGGATTTGTGGTATTTAAAGCTGGAGATTCATTTCATAGAAGTCCTGTAAAAGAGCATTATGTGTTTCAATCAATTGAGGAAACAGAATTTTTATATGTTTCTTCACAACCAGTTTTTCATCGTTATAGTCAAATAACTAGAAACTTGATGAATCTAGTCATATCGATCGAAGAAAAGGATGGCTATACTGGAGACCATTGTGCTAGAATTAGTAGACTATCGATGTTGGTTGGAGAAGCATTAGGGTTAGGATCAAAACAGCTTCTTCGATTAAATATGGCTTCTTTTTTTCATGATCTTGGAAAAGTGAAAATTCCACAAGAGATTTTGCAAAAGCCTGGAAAACTTACTAATCAAGAATGGGAGATAATGAAACGGCATTCTATCTATGGACGAGAAATCTTGGAAGAGACGAAGCTTCCATTTTTAATGAGTGCTGGCATAGTTGTCGAGCAGCATCATGAACGATACGATGGTAAGGGTTACCCATATGGGCTTGCAAATGATGAGATTGAAGTTGAAGCCTCTATCATTTCTGTCGTAGATTCATATGATGCGATAACTACTGATCGACCCTATCATAAGGGAAAAACAAAAGAAGAAGCTATTGTAGAGATTGAAAGATGCCGTGGCACAATGTATGATCCAATCATTGTCGATACATTTTTATCACTACGAGATAGAATTTAG
- a CDS encoding MFS transporter: protein MTRVNTIEIINNSKFNRFHLNLLFWSFLIISFDGYDLVVYGTVVPVLIEKWNLTAVEAGAMGSYGLFGMMFGAIFFGTLADRIGRKNVITITLVLFSLFTMLCGFAETPTAFSTFRFLAGLGLGGIMPNVIALLTDYSPKSMKSMVVSIVLCGYSVGGILAPLLGIFMMPSFGWESIFWIAGLPLLLIPFMYKQLPETPSYLIRTNKNEKLFAILSKVSPESNFNQNQEIIKLHEPDTKVPIIGLFKENRVLSTFMFWIAFFSCLLMVYGLNTWLPKLMIEAGYALNSSLGFLIALQGGAIVGTLILGRLCDKYGSKKMLVPMYASGAIALTLLGFGGNTFIIYLLVAVAGAATIGAQNIVQAYVSQYYPPYIRSTALGMASGIGRIGGMLGPLLGGFLLSISLLIHLNFIAFAIPGLLATIALAIVPERHSYLNNASNKQSSKIDKNVS from the coding sequence ATGACAAGAGTTAATACGATTGAGATTATTAACAACAGTAAATTTAACCGCTTTCATTTAAATTTACTATTTTGGAGTTTTTTAATCATATCATTTGATGGTTATGATCTTGTAGTCTACGGGACAGTTGTACCAGTCTTAATTGAAAAATGGAATTTAACTGCCGTTGAAGCAGGAGCAATGGGAAGCTATGGACTATTCGGTATGATGTTTGGCGCAATCTTTTTTGGAACACTAGCGGACAGAATTGGAAGGAAAAACGTTATTACCATTACTTTAGTATTGTTTAGCCTATTTACAATGTTATGCGGTTTTGCTGAAACCCCAACTGCATTCTCTACTTTCCGTTTTTTAGCAGGACTAGGTCTTGGGGGTATTATGCCTAATGTCATCGCTTTATTAACAGACTATTCACCTAAATCAATGAAAAGTATGGTCGTATCAATCGTTTTATGTGGATATTCAGTCGGTGGTATTCTCGCACCACTCTTAGGTATTTTTATGATGCCTTCATTTGGATGGGAATCGATCTTTTGGATTGCAGGGCTCCCGCTATTGCTAATACCATTCATGTATAAGCAATTACCAGAAACTCCAAGTTACCTTATTAGAACAAACAAAAATGAAAAACTATTCGCTATCCTTTCTAAGGTAAGTCCAGAATCAAATTTTAATCAAAATCAAGAGATTATTAAACTCCATGAACCTGATACAAAGGTTCCAATTATCGGCCTGTTTAAGGAGAATCGTGTATTAAGTACTTTTATGTTTTGGATTGCCTTTTTCAGTTGCTTGCTAATGGTTTATGGTTTGAATACATGGCTCCCAAAATTGATGATTGAAGCTGGATATGCATTAAATTCAAGCTTAGGATTCCTAATTGCTCTTCAAGGCGGTGCAATTGTAGGTACTCTAATTTTAGGCCGACTTTGTGATAAATACGGCTCTAAAAAAATGCTAGTACCAATGTATGCGTCTGGTGCTATAGCATTGACTTTGCTTGGATTTGGCGGAAATACGTTTATCATTTATTTGCTTGTTGCAGTTGCAGGTGCAGCAACAATTGGGGCGCAAAATATCGTACAAGCCTATGTATCTCAGTATTATCCACCATATATTAGATCTACTGCATTAGGAATGGCATCTGGCATTGGAAGAATAGGCGGCATGCTTGGCCCACTATTAGGTGGATTCTTATTATCAATATCCCTGCTTATACATCTAAATTTTATTGCTTTTGCAATACCAGGTTTACTCGCAACCATTGCTTTAGCAATTGTACCTGAAAGACATAGCTATTTAAATAATGCATCAAATAAGCAATCATCTAAAATCGATAAAAATGTGAGTTAG